The sequence below is a genomic window from Tenacibaculum tangerinum.
TGATTATACAAGCGAATTAGATTTTGGATCAGTAATGATGTACCCTAGTAATGCCTTCTCTTCGAATGGACTTCCAACAATAACAAAACTAGATGGATCTACATTTTCTTCTCAAAGAAATGGTTTATCGCCTTCTGATATACAGGGAATTAATCTAATGTATCCTGCATCCAACTAATCATTTGTTTTTTTAACAAAAATTAAGGTTGTCAAAAAAATCTAAATCATAGTTAGATTTTTTTTGACAGCCTTTTTAGTTACTCTCTAAAAAAACTTATTAACGTGAGTTCGGGATACAATATCAAATTGAATTCACTAAAAATCAACACAATTTGATGTCGATAACATGAAGTATGAGTGATGAGACATCTCACTCTAGGGAGTTATACGATTTATGGTTTCTTATTTTGCATTTAGGTCTATTGTGTCTCTTCTAAGAAAATTAGTTGAATGAAAATAATTTTGTATTGAGAAGTGATAGCGTGTTTCTTGATACCCAAAAGTTTCGCAACTGCTGCTTTAAGTTAGAAAAACCACTCGAACTGAAAGTGTGCAAAAAAATTGTTGAAGAATTTAGAGACAAGCCTCTGGAATTAAGCCCTTGTAGCTGTCGCCCTGCGATTAAATTTCTTTGCAAATTTAATCTACGATAGATTCTCCGTAGTAAAATTTCAATACTTTTGTTTTAAACACATAATCGTATTTAGCTCTAATCATAGCGCCTTCTGCATTTACCAATCGATTACGCACCTGATCAAAATCGAACTGTGTCATTGACCCGTAATCGTAACTAACTTGTGCGTTTTTAAAGGCTTCTTTTTGTGCTTCTAAAGATATTTGTGCAGCCTCATACGTTTTAGCAGCAGCTTTTGCGTCTAAAAAGGCTCTTTCGATTTCTTGTTGTAATTGTAGTTTTTGATTCTGTAATCTCAATTCACTAATTGAATTGTTGACTATAGATCGTTCAACATTGGCATCATTTCTAAACCCACTGAAGATTGGAATATTCACTCTAAGCCCTAAACTAAAACCTAAATTTCCATCTAACTGTTCTAAAAGCTTACCCGTTGGAATAGAAGGATCTATAAAATACCTATAATTGGTGTTTGCTCCTAAAGAGGCATCAATACTGGGATAATATCCTGATTTAGCGATTTCAACTTCTAGTTTGGCATTTTGAATGTCTAATTTCGCTTTTTCAATCTCTGGCCATGCAGACACGGCTTTTTCATATACCATATTTGAGTTTTCGTATAATAATGCCGCCGAAGGTGAACCTACTTCGATGGCAGCTACGTCAAATCCTTCAGAAGATATTTGTAGTAATTGACTTAATCTTAACAAAGCAATACTCAATGTATTTTCTTGTAACACTACATTTTGTATATCACTTGCCGCAGTAGATTCTACATTTAACAAATCTCCTTTAGGAATGGCACCTCCTTCAAATTGGGCTTTTGCTCTATTGATTTGTTTTTTACTTATTTCTGCTTGTACTCTAGCAACTTCTAGGTTTTCTTTCGCAAACAATACATTTAAGTATTCGTTAACTACATTTAATGAAATATCATTCTCTACTTTAGCTAAATCTAACTTACTCCCTTCTACTCCCAATAATGCTTGCCTTTTTTGATTCAAGTTTCTAAAACCATTAAAAATTGTATAACCAGCATTTACCCCTACTGCTCCTCCAAACAGGGTTGTGTTTTCAGTTCTGTTTTGAGATACAGGATCGAATGTTGAACCTGTAGATAGGTTTCCACTAGTCGACCCACTTAAACTAGGCAAAAAGTTTGCCTTGTTACTCTTAACATCTGCTTCAGCAACCTCAATATTGAGGCGATTTTGCTTTACAGTTATATTATTTTTTAATGCGTAATTTACACACTCTTTAAGTGTCCATTTTTTTTGAGAAAATACAGCCAAAGACATAAAAATAGCTGTAAATAATGCAATTTTAGTTTTCAAAAGATCAATATTTTTTATTTAAACGTTGTTAGTTGATATTTTAATACATGCATTTTTCTGTACATTAGAAAAAGCTGACAACCAAGCTTCAATGCTACGAAAACATCGATAGTTTATGTTGATTGCTACTATATGACGGTTCTAGGCAAAATATGTTACAAAAAAAGATAGTTAATTATCAATGCTCTTTTTTGTGCTTTTTCTATGACGGTAAATAAAATAAAAAAGCAGGGCTACTAATATATAGGGAAACACCATTAAATAGGTAATTCCATTATTAACTCCCTCTGCAATGGTTTCATTTCCTCCTTCTACCACAGCTTTACACATCGCACATTGTGAGGATGCTTTTAAAGAAAAAAACAAAACGATTAAAAAAATACTTTTTTTATACATAATACGGTGCTATCATTATATATACAACCACTCCTGTTACCGCAACATACAACCACAATGGGAATGTTATTTTCGCTATTTTTTTGTGTTCAGGAAAATTTCCTAAGCGGGCTCTCATAAACGTAATTAACACCAATGGAATAATTACAATTGATAATAAGATATGTGTTATTAAAATAAAGAAATACACATATCTCAACACTCCTTCTCCTCCGAAAGGAGTAGAATCTGAAGTCATGTGATACGCCACATACATAACTAAGAACAATGCAGAACAAATAATGGCTGTAGTGTTTAGTTGTTCGTGTGCCTTTCTTTTTCCGTTTTTAATTGCTACTACAGATGCTACTAATAGTACAGCTGTTAAGGCGTTTATACTGGCATAAATGGGTGGTAAAAAAGATAAGGGTTCTACATTCGGAATTCTAATTCCGAATAAAGCGGCTACAGCAACGGGTATTACAATAGAAACTATAGTAATGAACCTTTTATATTTTTTTCTTTTGTACTCATATTATTCTTTCAATAATAACTTAATATCTTCTTTTAACTCACTGATTTGATTTCCGAAATTATGTTCATCTAAAGCGCGATAATACATTATTGGATTTCCGTGTTCATCGTAACGAGAGCGAATATATCCGTCTTTATCGACCAAAGCAAATAAGCCTGAATGTTCAAATCCACCATGACTTACTTCTCCTTTTCCTGCATATAATTTAAAGCCTTCATTCGATAAGTCATATACAACATCTTCTGGTTTTCCTGTTAATAAATGCCAGTTTTTATGGTTAATACCATGCTTTTTAGCATATTCTTTTAATTGTGCTGGTGTATCTATTTCTGGAGTAATTGAAAACGAGGCAATTCCGAAGTTAGGATTTCCCATAAATTCATTTTGAAGGATAACCATTTGTTCGTTCATTAACGGACAAATTGTTGGGCATGTAGCAAAAAAGAATTCTACCACATATACTTTTCCTTCGTAATCTTTATTGGTAATGGTTTCACCATTTTGATTAATAAATTCAAATGCTGGAACTTTTTCAAATTTGTGCAAATTTGCTGTTTTAAAATGTGCCACAATCTTTGGGATTGCATAAATACCGAAAAGCAACACAATGAATGAGATACCTATATATGAATAGTTTTGTTTTTTCATAATTCAATACATCTTAAATTTCTCTATCTGCATTGTTCTTTTTTAGTGCTAAACGATACTCTGCCAATACTACTTTCACATCGTCTTTCATCTTATTCTTGAGTTCTGCTACCGATTTCATATTGTACCCAAATAATTTGCCATCGGCGCTATCTTCGTCATCGGTGCGTCCTCGTAAGTTCAACTTCTTGTCAATGATAAACGCTTTTGATGAGTGCAACATACTATCTAACGGTTCATTTGTTTTGAAACTATCGTACAAAACTTTTATTTCTGTATCGTTTGCATACACAAAATTCCATTTTATCATATTTGTATAGGCTCCTATTTCTTTTTCAAGTTTTTGAACGTCTTCTTCTATATCTTTAGATGCTATGACTATTAATTGATAGTTTTTAAACCCATAAAATGGTTTGTATATTTTTTCGTTTAAATTAAATAGCTCTCCTTTTGACTCTTTTATATTGCTTCCTATAAACGTTACAATTGATATTTTATTTTCAAATTGATGTTTCTTGCTAACAGATGCTATATCTATCACATTTTGAGTAAGCGCTGGTAGCTTCGCAAAGTTATTGATTCCTAAAGATAAAAATATGTAAAACAATAGTGGTACTATAAAAAGTGCGATAAGCACTATATATTTTTTTGTTTTATTCATTTTATGATTAATTATATAAAAAAAGGTGGTTATAACACCACCTTTTTATTTTGTTTTATTTGATTACCATTTTACTAATGGTGCTAATGTATCGTGTAAGTAATCACCTTCAATTAATACGAGTGTTACCAAATAACAGATTAGAAATACTGCTGTCCAAACAATAGCACGTCTAAACCATTTTTTCTCACCTTCTAAGTGCATGAAAGCCCAAGCAATGTAATAGGCTTTTACAATAGTTAAGATAATAAATATCCAGTTTAACCAACTGGTACCCCATCCGTGTAAGTGTAAGAACGCTGGTTTTATAATACCTAAAGCAACTTCTACCGTTGTTACTACTGTTAAGATTGCTAAAACAATCCAGATTCTTTTTGTATTTGATTCGTGTGCGTGTGCCATTTTTTCTTTTTTAATAAATTATACCAAGTAGAAAAAGGTAAATACAAATACCCAAACTAAATCTACAAAGTGCCAATACAATCCTACTTTTTCAACCATTTCATAGTGTCCTCTACGCTCATAGGTACCTAATACTACATTGAAAAATATAATGATATTGATAATAATTCCTGAAAATACGTGAAATCCGTGGAAACCTGTAATAAAGAAAAAGAAATCTGCAAAAATTGGGTTACCGTATTCATTTACGTGCAAGTTTGCGCCTTCTACTACCATGTTCGCTTTTGCTAATTGCGCTAAACTTTCTTCTCTTGATAAAATTATTTTTTGCTTGGTTTCTGGATTTAACTGCTCTGTTCTGATCAATAACGATGGATCTGCTTTAAACGCTTCTTGCACCTGTGCGACAGAATAGGTAGAAATAGTAGGTTCACTTTCAAACCACAATCCGTTGGTTCTAGAATGTTGTACTCTTTCGTCTTTTCTTTCGTTGTGAACAAAATCTGCCAAAGCAATTTGGTGACCGTCTTTTACGAATTGTAAAATGTGGTTATCGGTGGTTTTAACAGCCCCATAAGAACCGTTGATAAAGTTTTTCCACTCCCATGCTTGTGATCCAACGAAAATCATACCGAAGATAATAGTTGCAAACATATACCATGCTACCTTTTTTTGTTGCATTTTATGACCTGCATCTACTGCTAACACCATCGTTACCGATGATACAATTAAAATAAATGTCATTAATGCTACATAATACATTGGCGCATGAACACCATGTAATCCCGGAAAGTGTGTAAATACTTCATCAGCAATTGGCCAAGTATCGATAAACTTAAAACGCGTTAAACCGTACGCTGCTAAAAAGCCAGAAAAAGTTAATGCATCTGATACGATGAAAAACCACATCATCATTTTACCATAACTAGCGCCGAATGGTCTTACTCCACCTCCGCTCCAGGTTTCTTTGTTGTCAGAATTTACAGCAATATTTGCTTCCATAAATATCTTATTGTTAATTTTTGTTAAATCAGTGCGCCAAAATTACGCATTTTTCATCATCTAATAAAATAGAAAAAGAAAAATAGATAAATCCACAGTACATCAACGAAGTGCCAAAAGATTGCACCGAGTTCAAACCCAAGCATATCGGTTGATGAATACTTCTTTTTAAAATGATTATAAATAACGACTAAAAGCACTATAATCCCTGCAATTAGGTGTAAAACGTGCATAAATGTTATTCCTATGATAAAGGATGTTGACACGGTACTATCTGGTCCTGTAAAATAAAGACCTATAGCTTTTAGCTCATTAAAACCTACGTATTGATACCATACAAAGCCTAAACCTAACACTAAAGTTAGTAGTAAAAAAATAAAAGACGCTTGTATATTATCTTTTTTTAGCAGCTTTTGTGATAAAAATAGCGTAACACTACTCAATACGATTAATACTGTACTCACATAAAATGCTTGCGGTAAATCGAAGGTAACCCAATCTTCACGATTCATACTTACTACATAAGCACTGGTTAAGCCTGCAAAAAACATTACCATACTAATCATAGAAACCCATAACATGGGTTTTGCCGACTTGCGTTTTGCTACTTGTAATTCTCTTTGTATTGATTGTTCACTCATTAGTGTAAAAATTTATCTACCACATATAGTATGGGTACAATTGTAATATAAAAAACACTCATTAGCATTAATTTACGAGCATCGGTATTTTTTTCTGTTTTATATAGTTGTATGGCATAATACAACATAAGCATCCCTAGTAAAAAGATAATCACTGCTGTTAAGGGATAGATGTATAAATCTCCTGTTACTTTAAGTACTGGTGCAATCGACATTAATATCATAATACAGGTATAAAAGATAATTTGCACCACCGCTCCTTTATCTTTTTTATCCATCGGAAGCATGTGCAGTCCTGCTTTGTTGTATTCTTCAAACTGTAACCACCCGATAGCCCAAAAGTGTGGGAATTGCCAAAAAAACTGAATCATGAATAAAAACCCTGCTTCTATCCCAAATTTTCCCGTTGCTGCGACCCATCCTAACATAAAAGGAATGGCTCCTGGAATGGCTCCTACAAAAACGGCTAGTGGTGTTACTGCTTTTAACGGCGTGTAAGCACTCGTGTATAAAAAAATTGAAATCGCTCCAAATAAGGCACACTTCGGATTGATTACATATAAAATAGCAATACCTGCAATCGTAAAAATAGTGGCAATTATTAAAGCGGTTGTAGTAGACATTCTTCCTGATGGCAACGGTCGGTTTTTGGTTCGTTGCATAACGGCATCAATATCTTTTTCTATCACTTGATTGAATGCATTGGAAGCTCCAACCATTAAATAGCCTCCTAAGGCTAACAGCAATACGGTTGTATAGTCTATCGTTTCTGCTCCTAATAAATACCCTGTAATAGAAGTAAAAACTACACTAATTGACAACCCTACTTTAGTAAGTTGTTTAAAGTCTTTATAGATTGATTTTACGGAAGATTCAGTATGTACCGACGAAACAGAATTCACTTCTTTATTTAAAAATTTTTGCAAAGATATTTTATTCTTATTGAACAACCATATATTTTTAGTGGAATTGAGAGCGAAAAAAGTTAAAAACCGCTTTGTAATTCAAAAAATGATGTTATATTTGCACCCGCATTCGCAGTAATGTGCGTTCATTAACATAGAAAATGACTACGCGAAAGTAGCTCAGGGGTAGAGCATCACCTTGCCAAGGTGAGGGTCGCGGGTTCAAATCCCGTCTTTCGCTCCAACCTTTTTTTAAAAGAGTATGCTGAAGTGGTGGAATTGGTAGACACGTTGGACTTAAAATCCAATGAGCCGTAATGCTCGTGCGGGTTCAAGTCCCGCCTTCAGTACCAAGAAACCTCACTTGTATGAGTGAGGTTTCATTTTAACAATAGTCATTTAAAAAAGCATACGCTGAAGTGGTGGAATTGGTAGACACGTTGGACTTAAAATCCAATGGGCCGTAATGCCCGTGCGGGTTCAAGTCCCGCCTTCAGTACAAAGCCTTAGCATTTTTTGTTAAGGTTTTTTTTTGTTTTAAACTTTTCTTAAACATTATAGTGTAGAGACCGGATCATGGATCATTCCTAAAAGTTGTGTTTATGCGAAAATTTGTATTAATCTGTAAAGAAAGAACTCTACATTTCTGAAGCCTCTAAATTGTGCTCTAAAGGCTTTTATTTTGGCATTAAAAGATCCTGCAAATGCGTTTGTATTTCTATTGTCAAAATAATTCAGTATAGATTGATAATTTAGAGATATCGAGTTTGCTACAATATTAAAAGCTTAAAATCCAGATTCTTCTACTTCCTTAAACCAATGGGCTAATTTTGTATATGCTATTTCTTTAGAGATAGTTTTGTTGTTAAAAAGATTCCTAAGTTTTTGACATATTCCATATGCTTTTTTAATATCTGGATAATTCTCAAATAATATTTTGGCTCTTTGTTTCTGATTTTGAGTCCAGTCTGCTTTGGATTTGTATAATAGATAACGACTTCTAGCTAATAATTACTTTAAAGTATCTCCATTAGTAAAAGTTTCATTGGTATATACTTTGTTCTTGTTTTTAGCCTCTCTTATATCGTTATTTTCTTTATCTATAGCTTCCCAACGATGTTTTATACGAATATCTTGTAAAGCGTCTAAGGCTAATTTTTGTACATGAAACCTATCGGTAACTTGAGTTGCTTTAGGAAAGCATTTTTTAACAATTAGCTTGATTGTATTAGCCATATCTAAGGTGATTTCTTTTACCTTATTTCGTTTAGAACTAGGAATTTTAAATAGCTTGTCGATAACTTGTTCAGTTTTAGTTCCAGCAATGATAGCGACAATACTCCCTGCTTCACCTTTTGCTTTCTTATTAGTACCAATGGTATATAACTCTCCTTTCGATAAAGCGAATTCATCAATGGAAAGTTGCTTTCCTATATTTTCAGAAAACAGTAACCAATCTTTAGCTTGTGATTTTTCTTTCCATTTTTTAAAATCACTTAAATAATCTTTAAACTGTCGTTGTAGCTTTTTGCCATTGAGTCCATAAAAGCTAGCTATGGTATGATAACCATTGGCTTTAGTACTGATTAATTGCTTTTAAAAAAGCAGCAAACTCAATAGTCATACGAGTTCCATGTGCTACTAGATTCCAATCTCTATAAATCACTTTTTGAGTGGTTTTATTAAGCCATCTTCTTCGTTTGATATGAAGTAATACTGTTTTGCCTCTCAATGGAAAATCCTCCACTATAATTTCTTTATAAAAACCATGAGAAATAACCATATCCTTAGAAAATTCTTCAGGAATACCTTTTTTCTCTTCAAAATACAAATGAAGACTATCATTAATGGTTTGGTGCTTTATAATATCAAAGTGTGTAATTAGTATTTCTGGTAATAAACCTTTCAGTAGGTCGATGTAGGGATCTAAATTATTTTTTGCAAAAATCAACATTAAATATCAATTCGCCCACAACTTTTGAGATTGACCCATTTTTAGCTTTTCTAAGCTTTGAACTAAGTAGTATAGCCTTAATACCTTTTTCTTTATAAGCTTTTAACCATAGCTCAATACTCCGAACACTATAGCCTAGATGACTTGCTAAATCCGATTATTTTTTGAAAATTCCTTCTTTTATATGAATTAGCGATTGTAATCGTAAAACATTTTTAGGATTTGATTCTTTTCGAATCATTGAGCGAAGTCTCGGGTCAACGACAATTTATGAGGATTGACTATTTTAGGAGTTTAAATAAGTTCAATACATATAGAATTATTAGAATCTGTCCTCCCCCAAGATTTGCTAGTTTATTTTGATATTATATCCTTTGAAAAATTAGAAGATATTTCAGTTAAAAGGGATGCTTTTTACATCTACTTAGAAGAGAAGAATATTCTACCCCAAGTTTACTCAAAGCTTGATTATGAATCTAAAGGATTTGTTAGCAGTAAACAAATTTAAGACTTTCCTGTATGCGGTAAAGCAGTTTATCTTCATATAAAGACAAGACTTTGGCGAGATAAGAAGACTAAAAAGATAGAAGTTAAAAATGACTATTCATTCATTGCAGAAAGCTGTAAATTAACGGCAGAACTTTCTGCTTTTTTTAAAAGCTACAGGTAGAGACCCGATAAGATAAGATAAGTAATATAGCAAGTTATTATGGTATTTATCCCCGGACTTTACAACGGCATTACAAGAAACAAGTAAGCGGATTTGATAGTTGGAAACAAAAGCCACATTGTGAAGATTATCTTATGTATCCACAATGGACTACTAAATTTGGTACAATTTTTCTAAGCCACTTGTTTATATTTATATTCTGTTAATTTTCTTTCCATTTCCAAAGGAGTCATATATCCTAAAGCTGAATGTATTCTTTCTGTATTATACCACAATATATATCTTTCGATACACTGATAAAGATGTAGATGGTTTTCAAATTGATATTGATTTAGGTATTCATATTTAATAGTTTTAAAAAAGGATTCTGCTAATGCATTATACCAACAATTACCTTTTCTACTCATACTTTGTATTACTTTTGTATTGATATTTAATAGTCGAACTATTTTATTAGAGGTGTATTGGACTCCTTTATCGGAATTAAAAATAAGATTGTTTTCAATAGCACGTGTATTTCGAGCTTTAATCCAAGTTGGATACACGGTGTTTTCTGTGGTCATATCTTCACTCAAAGTCCAACCCACTACTTTATGATCTGCTAAATCGATAATGGTTGTTAAGTAGTTCTAACGTTGACCTAATGGGATATAAGTAATGTCAAATACCCATTTTGGACCTATTTGAGTACTTGTAAAATCTCTATTAAGTATATTTTTAGCTACTGGATTATCGTGTTTTGATTGGATAGTTATAACAAATTTCCGCTTTAAAATACTTTTTAATCCCATTTGCCGCATTAATCTACCAATGTAGGAAATACGATAAACCAAGCCTTCTGATTGTAATTTCTTTTGAACTCGGGTGCTACTATAAGCACAACGACTTTGTTGAAAAAGATATTGAATTCGCTCTTTTAAATACACCAATTTCTCATTGAGATTCTCTTTATTAGAAAACCAATTATAATAAGAATTCCTGCTTACTTTCACACATTTACACATCTTCTCAACCGAATATAATGCCTTATTTACTAAAATAAACCACTATGGACTAAAGTGCCATAGGTTTCTTCCCGACTAAAGTCGGTTGTACGCAATCACTCTAATATGAAATTGTCATTATCATTTGTAGATTTTCGATGATACTCCAAATATTCATTTACCATTTTATCGGTGATATTACCTGTACTCCAACATCCAAAACCTATTGCCCAAAAATGCCTGCCCCAATAACGCTTCCTCAATTCTGGAAATTTTTCATGAAGCTTTCGTGAACTACGACCCTTTAACTTTTTTACTATAGTGCTGATGTTTTGGGAAGGGCAATACTCTATGTGCATATGAACATGGTCTTTGCTAACAACACCTTTCAATATATTAATCCCTTCTGCATCGCAAATCTGTATCAGAATTTTTCGACAATC
It includes:
- a CDS encoding TolC family protein, whose product is MKTKIALFTAIFMSLAVFSQKKWTLKECVNYALKNNITVKQNRLNIEVAEADVKSNKANFLPSLSGSTSGNLSTGSTFDPVSQNRTENTTLFGGAVGVNAGYTIFNGFRNLNQKRQALLGVEGSKLDLAKVENDISLNVVNEYLNVLFAKENLEVARVQAEISKKQINRAKAQFEGGAIPKGDLLNVESTAASDIQNVVLQENTLSIALLRLSQLLQISSEGFDVAAIEVGSPSAALLYENSNMVYEKAVSAWPEIEKAKLDIQNAKLEVEIAKSGYYPSIDASLGANTNYRYFIDPSIPTGKLLEQLDGNLGFSLGLRVNIPIFSGFRNDANVERSIVNNSISELRLQNQKLQLQQEIERAFLDAKAAAKTYEAAQISLEAQKEAFKNAQVSYDYGSMTQFDFDQVRNRLVNAEGAMIRAKYDYVFKTKVLKFYYGESIVD
- a CDS encoding DUF420 domain-containing protein → MTIVSIVIPVAVAALFGIRIPNVEPLSFLPPIYASINALTAVLLVASVVAIKNGKRKAHEQLNTTAIICSALFLVMYVAYHMTSDSTPFGGEGVLRYVYFFILITHILLSIVIIPLVLITFMRARLGNFPEHKKIAKITFPLWLYVAVTGVVVYIMIAPYYV
- a CDS encoding SCO family protein gives rise to the protein MKKQNYSYIGISFIVLLFGIYAIPKIVAHFKTANLHKFEKVPAFEFINQNGETITNKDYEGKVYVVEFFFATCPTICPLMNEQMVILQNEFMGNPNFGIASFSITPEIDTPAQLKEYAKKHGINHKNWHLLTGKPEDVVYDLSNEGFKLYAGKGEVSHGGFEHSGLFALVDKDGYIRSRYDEHGNPIMYYRALDEHNFGNQISELKEDIKLLLKE
- a CDS encoding cytochrome C oxidase subunit IV family protein, with amino-acid sequence MAHAHESNTKRIWIVLAILTVVTTVEVALGIIKPAFLHLHGWGTSWLNWIFIILTIVKAYYIAWAFMHLEGEKKWFRRAIVWTAVFLICYLVTLVLIEGDYLHDTLAPLVKW
- a CDS encoding cytochrome c oxidase subunit 3 produces the protein MEANIAVNSDNKETWSGGGVRPFGASYGKMMMWFFIVSDALTFSGFLAAYGLTRFKFIDTWPIADEVFTHFPGLHGVHAPMYYVALMTFILIVSSVTMVLAVDAGHKMQQKKVAWYMFATIIFGMIFVGSQAWEWKNFINGSYGAVKTTDNHILQFVKDGHQIALADFVHNERKDERVQHSRTNGLWFESEPTISTYSVAQVQEAFKADPSLLIRTEQLNPETKQKIILSREESLAQLAKANMVVEGANLHVNEYGNPIFADFFFFITGFHGFHVFSGIIINIIIFFNVVLGTYERRGHYEMVEKVGLYWHFVDLVWVFVFTFFYLV
- a CDS encoding cytochrome c oxidase subunit 3, translated to MSEQSIQRELQVAKRKSAKPMLWVSMISMVMFFAGLTSAYVVSMNREDWVTFDLPQAFYVSTVLIVLSSVTLFLSQKLLKKDNIQASFIFLLLTLVLGLGFVWYQYVGFNELKAIGLYFTGPDSTVSTSFIIGITFMHVLHLIAGIIVLLVVIYNHFKKKYSSTDMLGFELGAIFWHFVDVLWIYLFFFFYFIR
- the cyoE gene encoding heme o synthase, whose translation is MNSVSSVHTESSVKSIYKDFKQLTKVGLSISVVFTSITGYLLGAETIDYTTVLLLALGGYLMVGASNAFNQVIEKDIDAVMQRTKNRPLPSGRMSTTTALIIATIFTIAGIAILYVINPKCALFGAISIFLYTSAYTPLKAVTPLAVFVGAIPGAIPFMLGWVAATGKFGIEAGFLFMIQFFWQFPHFWAIGWLQFEEYNKAGLHMLPMDKKDKGAVVQIIFYTCIMILMSIAPVLKVTGDLYIYPLTAVIIFLLGMLMLYYAIQLYKTEKNTDARKLMLMSVFYITIVPILYVVDKFLH
- a CDS encoding ISAon1 family transposase; this translates as MSTKANGYHTIASFYGLNGKKLQRQFKDYLSDFKKWKEKSQAKDWLLFSENIGKQLSIDEFALSKGELYTIGTNKKAKGEAGSIVAIIAGTKTEQVIDKLFKIPSSKRNKVKEITLDMANTIKLIVKKCFPKATQVTDRFHVQKLALDALQDIRIKHRWEAIDKENNDIREAKNKNKVYTNETFTNGDTLK
- a CDS encoding ISAon1 family transposase N-terminal region protein; translated protein: MLIFAKNNLDPYIDLLKGLLPEILITHFDIIKHQTINDSLHLYFEEKKGIPEEFSKDMVISHGFYKEIIVEDFPLRGKTVLLHIKRRRWLNKTTQKVIYRDWNLVAHGTRMTIEFAAFLKAINQY
- the tnpA gene encoding IS200/IS605 family transposase, whose amino-acid sequence is MSEQRVNGHTVSRLTVHIVWSTKYRYSVLQGDIQKDCRKILIQICDAEGINILKGVVSKDHVHMHIEYCPSQNISTIVKKLKGRSSRKLHEKFPELRKRYWGRHFWAIGFGCWSTGNITDKMVNEYLEYHRKSTNDNDNFILE